The Rutidosis leptorrhynchoides isolate AG116_Rl617_1_P2 unplaced genomic scaffold, CSIRO_AGI_Rlap_v1 contig597, whole genome shotgun sequence genome contains a region encoding:
- the LOC139884741 gene encoding protein PHR1-LIKE 1-like yields MSSSFPVFPTPLEGKYPKLPDSFHVTSERELISTPVNLQPSPMIVANGAVGSLFSSTPQISNSMPNSSFLPHEMNSQNSPFIRGSSMDQVPLLQAHSSDLGFPSSASVNPLEENKDISWPIDEFEDFADFPEFPENDSAQNPLTQGQGSASDGQIKRTNWQEWADQLISVDDSEPNWSEILNEVDMVDSKPKALEQSSDISMKQQQIQPHQNVSIGQNLAAVNPLSPVPQTKGRMRWTQELHEAFVEAVNQLGGCERATPKGVLKLMNVDSLTIYHVKSHLQKYRTARYKPEASEDNGSSEKKPSHSEEMKSLDLKTHIGITKALRLQMEVQKQLHEQLEIQRNLQLRIEEQGRYLQTMFEKQRKMEEDKSKATPSSDKPEVEEESSQPAKRARTDEADKN; encoded by the exons ATGTCCTCGTCATTCCCAGTGTTTCCAACTCCTCTTGAAGGGAAGTACCCCAAATTACCCGATTCTTTTCATGTTACCTCAGAAAGGGAACTCATATCAACCCCTGTAAACCTTCAACCGTCTCCTATGATTGTCGCCAATGGGGCTGTTGGGTCATTGTTTTCCTCAACACCACAAATCTCAAACAGCATGCCCAATTCATCTTTTCTGCCTCATGAAATGAATTCCCAGAATTCTCCATTCATCCGTGGATCATCGATGGATCAAGTACCATTGCTACAAGCTCATTCTTCTGACTTAGGCTTCCCATCCTCTGCTTCAGTCAACCCCCTTGAAGAAAATAAGGATATTTCCTGGCCAATAGATGAATTTGAAGACTTTGCTGATTTTCCTGAATTTCCTGAAAATGACTCTGCCCAGAATCCTCTTACTCAAGGTCAAGGCAGTGCATCTGACGGGCAAATCAAGAGAACCAACTGGCAAGAATGGGCAGATCAGCTTATCTCTGTTGACGATTCAGAACCAAATTGGTCTGAGATTCTCAACGAGGTTGACATGGTGGATTCGAAACCAAAG GCACTTGAGCAATCCTCTGATATCTCGATGAAACAACAGCAAATTCAGCCTCACCAGAATGTAAGTATCGGACAAAACTTGGCTGCTGTTAATCCGTTGTCTCCTGTACCCCAAACTAAAGGCCGGATGCGCTGGACACAAGAACTTCATGAGGCTTTTGTGGAGGCTGTTAACCAGCTTGGTGGTTGTGAAC GAGCCACTCCTAAGGGTGTCTTGAAGTTAATGAACGTTGATAGTCTGACCATTTACCATGTCAAGAGCCATCTTCAG AAGTACCGGACAGCTAGATACAAACCAGAAGCATCTGAAGATAATG GATCTTCAGAGAAGAAACCAAGTCATTCAGAAGAAATGAAATCATTGGACTTGAAAAC GCACATAGGAATCACCAAAGCCCTGCGATTACAGATGGAAGTACAGAAACAACTTCATGAACAACTCGAG ATTCAGAGAAATCTTCAATTGCGGATAGAAGAACAGGGAAGGTATCTACAGACGATGTTTGAGAAACAAAGAAAGATGGAAGAAGACAAGTCAAAGGCCACTCCTTCATCAGATAAACCAGAAGTGGAAGAAGAAAGTTCCCAACCAGCAAAACGAGCAAGGACAGATGAAGCTGACAAAAATTAA
- the LOC139884739 gene encoding peroxisome biogenesis protein 12, producing the protein MLFQVGGQGTRPTFFEMAAAQQLPASLRAALTYSIGVLALRRPFFHKVLDYEDEFFALLMTVLETHSLRTTDASFSESLYGLRRRAVKIRAEKDDAQFKSGDKMRHSGLEKRQRVLSVVFMVVLPYLKSKLHWIYNKEREARLQASLWGPSGDSFDDVDTFDVGESSLVSRETTSDGETTVRMQLEKKIKKVIAACYPWIHATSEGLSFTYQLLYLLDATGFYSLGLQALGVEVCRATGQELMDTSSRISKIRSQERDRLRGPPWLKTVQGALLSCSYAVLDYAQTGLIAAVFIFKMMEWWYQSAEERMSAPTVYPPPPPPPRPKVAKDGISLPGDRTLCPLCTQKRANPSVVTISGFVFCYSCIFKYISQYNHCPVTLMPAAVDQIRRLFHDM; encoded by the exons ATGTTGTTTCAAGTAGGAGGACAAGGGACCCGTCCCACCTTCTTTGAAATGGCTGCCGCCCAACAGCTTCCCGCCAGCCTCCGCGCCGCCCTCACCTACTCCATCGGC GTATTGGCATTAAGGAGGCCTTTCTTCCATAAGGTTCTAGACTATGAGGATGAATTCTTTGCTTTGCTTATGACGGTTCTCGAAACTCATAGCTTACGAACAACAG ACGCGTCTTTTTCTGAATCTCTATATGGCTTGAGAAGAAGAGCTGTCAAAATAAGAGCGGAAAAAGATGATGCTCAATTTAAATCTGGTGATAAGATGCGGCATTCTGGGTTAGAAAAGCGCCAGAGAGTTCTTTCAGTTGTATTTATG GTTGTGCTGCCTTATCTAAAGTCAAAACTGCACTGGATCTATAACAAAGAGAGAGAAGCCAGGCTTCAAGCTAGCTTGTGGGGACCTAGTGGGGATAGTTTTGATGATGTTGATACTTTTGACGTAGGAGAGAGCTCCCTTGTCTCAAGAGAGACTACGTCGGATGGGGAAACGACTGTAAGAATGCAATTAGAAAAGAAAATTAAGAAAGTTATAGCTGCTTGCTACCCATGGATACATGCTACCAGTGAAG GACTGTCATTTACGTATCAGCTTCTTTATCTGCTTGATGCTACTGGGTTCTATTCTCTAGGCTTACAAGCTCTTGGAGTTGAAGTGTGTCGAGCTACGGGACAAGAGCTG ATGGATACTTCTTCAAGAATATCAAAGATAAGAAGCCAGGAACGTGATAGACTTCGCGGTCCTCCATGGCTAAAG ACAGTACAAGGAGCATTGCTTAGCTGTTCTTATGCAGTGCTTGACTATGCACAGACTGGTTTAATTGCTGCAGTATTCATCTTTAAG ATGATGGAATGGTGGTACCAATCAGCCGAAGAAAGGATGTCAGCTCCAACTGTGTATCCTCCACCACCACCGCCTCCACGCCCGAAGGTTGCCAAAGATGGAATATCACTACCAGGTGATAGAACACTGTGTCCTCTATGCACACAGAAACGTGCAAATCCATCTGTAGTGACAATATCCGGTTTTGTCTTCTGTTATTCTTGCATATTCAAGTATATCTCTCAG TACAACCATTGCCCTGTCACACTGATGCCAGCAGCTGTTGATCAAATAAGGAGGCTTTTTCATGACATGTAG